The window CCTTCGGCTGTCTCTGCGTTCCCCGGATGATGTCGAGGAAAAACGGGTTGGTGATGTCAGGAACCAGAAGGGCGACGACGTTTGTCCGGCCGGAGCTCAGGCCCCTGGCCTGAGAGCTCGGCACGTAATTCAGCTCACTGCGTCTCTTGTGACGATGGCGAGCGGAGCGCTGCTGGGCAAGCCAGGTGCCAGGCTGTCAAGTTTTAGTGCAGTCGTGTTCAGGCCTGTCGCCGAATGCCCGGATTGCCGACGCTGCTGTCAAACCGGTCTATGCCAGATGTCTACTGGCCAGTCAGTTTCCGGACGGATGCTCAGCCATGGATTCGAAAACCCGCTCCGTTGCGTCTTCGAGAGGATCGATCTATACTGACTAGTCGGTACAAAAGTGCCGACGAGAGAGGAACGACGTGCAGACGACACTGGTAGCGGATGACCTGACCGTGAGTCACAAAAGAGGCGTGGTCTACGGCCCGGTGAGTTTCAGAGCCGACGATGGCCTAACAGTGATCTGCGGTCCGGCGGGCAGCGGTCGCACCAGCCTGCTGCTCACCCTTGCCGGCCGGATGAAGCCCAGTACCGGCACGCTTTCCGTGCTGGGCGAGGAGCTGCCACGGCACGCCCGCCGCATTCAGCGCAGCACCGGAATCTCTGGGTTCCACGGCATCGACACCCTCGAGGAGTCAGTCAGCGTGGGCGCTGCCATCCGCGAGCGCCACGCCTGGCTTGCACCGTGGTGGGCTTTCATCCGCGCTGTCGACGAC is drawn from Micrococcaceae bacterium Sec5.8 and contains these coding sequences:
- a CDS encoding ATP-binding cassette domain-containing protein; this encodes MQTTLVADDLTVSHKRGVVYGPVSFRADDGLTVICGPAGSGRTSLLLTLAGRMKPSTGTLSVLGEELPRHARRIQRSTGISGFHGIDTLEESVSVGAAIRERHAWLAPWWAFIRAVDDAEVNRVCGPIFGDIPIPAASTMIWDLDEVEMVLLRASLAMMSQPSMLFFDQVEQVHSADARRQLWERLGAIVAAGTPVVASAIAPDFEMWADLGINPSVQYMNQEIR